A single window of Triplophysa rosa linkage group LG20, Trosa_1v2, whole genome shotgun sequence DNA harbors:
- the cfap92 gene encoding uncharacterized protein cfap92, translating into MAIDVFQDKHIWTAMECIDSSEIQNTDDNCFLNDLSIPLTDSEPESDNEDPDMGISPLMEQSDSSYTVTCTVNIAVALLKVEDAESLSVSEKKKKGQKKEPSNEVVEAPRAEGYYCIEYNMFPDVAEPTKVDLVMFGSAAKVYMTNETKVLKPWQEGNQVWVGWSQTFKRNVTKELLIKMASHKITVKVWDSKDKISFRARNDRPKAFRLPQERSGEDPDEMVGIKKMVYKLRAIYEKENQRTSMKHHTGPVANYFPITHGLDEEKNKEARKMLFQKPTVEFLDVAQPKEAASLELNLVSLLAGSMTLTDCLEHCSGGVNEGFLNITLDQPLMSKELKAELNPLVITILSALSLPSSPVPFHILKEKCLSVYCQYKFHNMPLYRTKGHDHSPDIYFKDMNVIFTGLLSTGQLCEFLRCPPLEIEVHDRDRKLEKPYRPPAVFDPSNFRLDSVDLGITKRTHDPYGIAKLDLSDLLTGCRYLKTKLPIGCTNFAIDELETTTFQRSSFEVPLDTPMPVGHYIQADSYLKVQVEIAYPINPGSAKSEDCPFGRIIYIFKYSNAPVLAKLTSEILQVNSEAFQLDCYPEETIERVLSGHKMSAKDRENKTRNVLTGFHMMDKARHLFVLEGLQDQAVKRLWTQVPMKLDGDEEEQVTVLYNSDLSFSEQLYDTLDVGLSPIYLLKPLETIMGEPLLFIRNMVPYGCLEAIKRISHLCHTKKLSEVVHHNLFPSADMVLSLSKQFGLVLGRGQLKLVMETPKPQDIPDDHNIKKRIHTPLDNVNKEYFQWKQQQGNNMKDIIQANIEDVHRASTELQKSKPIMLVDNVDDGQPGQHSPNVQSMDSAQRNKLLLRDMIPLCIPFTYPGFKSSVESNQHPKLPDDARIDELRKPWRENILHGSTLKPTLSRSRLPWIQRHQDFELYSMPQFAFGPEFPMSIHLAGESLHEEQLEAAHAQYNRWMSKMLLDETAKASRRFPEFICHTKRADLDKLEDILKDKPMKYSLRRPGMILKPIPVSSVVQCTDPAESVEREANIPFAAGPFQNHSLCWDKNAIPRHTSHYSKYHFRGYWRPHSFLHKRGALPLTDEERRIHSTQKPADTPETRMITAHFKHNKNIIEMRTNKDITLHVH; encoded by the exons ATGGCAATAGATGTCTTCCAGGACAAGCATATCTGGACCGCAATGGAGTGCATCGACTCATCTGAGATTCAGAATACTGATGACAACTGCTTTCTCAATGATCTATCTATACCACTCACAGACAGTGAACCTGAGAGTGACAACGAGGATCCTGATATGGGAATATCACCTCTGATGGAACAAAGTGACTCTAGTTATACTGTAACCTGTACAGTCAACATTGCAGTAGCTctccttaaag TAGAAGATGCAGAATCTTTAAGTGtgtctgaaaaaaagaaaaaggggcAAAAGAAAGAACCATCCAATGAGGTAGTGGAGGCTCCCAGAGCTGAGGGCTATTACTGCATTGAATACAATATGTTTCCAGATGTCGCTGAGCCTACCAAAGTGGACCTAGTGATGTTTGGTTCGGCTGCTAAAGTCTACATGACAAATGAAACTAAG GTGCTGAAGCCATGGCAAGAAGGAAACCAGGTGTGGGTGGGATGGTCTCAGACCTTCAAACGGAATGTGACCAAAGAGCTTCTAATCAAAATGGCCTCCCATAAAATCACAGTTAAAGTGTGGGACAGCAAAGATAAAATATCCTTCAGAGCCAGGAATGACAGACCTAAAGCATTCCGATTACCACAAGAGAGGTCTGGAGAAGATCCAGATGAAATGG TTGGTATTAAGAAGATGGTTTATAAACTGAGAGCAATCTATGAGAAGGAGAACCAGAGGACATCTATGAAACACCACACAGGTCCAGTTGCAAATTACT TCCCTATTACGCATGGTTtggatgaagaaaaaaacaaagaagcTAGGAAGATGCTCTTCCAAAAACCAACGGTGGAGTTCCTAGACGTCGCACAACCAAAGGAGGCTGCTTCACTGGAGCTCAATTTAGTTTCCCTCCTTGCAG GGTCTATGACACTCACTGACTGTCTGGAACATTGTTCTGGAGGAGTGAATGAGGGATTCTTAAACATCACTTTGGATCAGCCTCTCATGTCAAAAGAGCTGAAGGCTGAACTCAACCCTCTGGTCATTACTATCTTGTCTGCTTTATCTTTACCATCCTCTCCAGTTCCCTTTCATATACTTAAG GAGAAATGTCTTTCTGTTTACTGCCAGTACAAGTTCCACAACATGCCTCTTTACAGAACCAAAGGCCATGATCACAGCCCTGACATCTACTTCAAAGATATGAATGTTATTTTTACTGGCCTGTTGAGCACTGGACAGCTGTGTGAGTTTCTTAGATGTCCGCCTTTAGAGATCGAAGTCCATGATCGAGATAGAAAATTGGAAAAACCCTACAGGCCTCCAGCTGTGTTTGACCCAAGTAATTTCCGACTAGACAGTGTGGATCTAGGTATCACTAAACGGACCCATGATCCATATGGCATAGCAAAACTAGATCTTTCAGATCTCTTAACAGGATGCAGATATTTGAAGACGAAATTGCCCATTGGGTGCACAAATTTTGCAATAGATGAACTGGAGACGACAACGTTCCAAAGAAGTTCTTTTGAGGTTCCTTTAGATACCCCTATGCCAGTGGGTCATTATATACAAGCTGACTCTTATCTAAAAGTTCAGGTGGAGATAGCATATCCCATAAATCCTGGCAGTGCCAAGAGCGAAGATTGCCCTTTTGGTcgcatcatttacatttttaagtataGCAATGCTCCCGTGTTAGCCAAACTGACATCTGAAATCCTACAAGTCAATTCAGAAGCTTTCCAACTAGACTGTTATCCAGAGGAAACAATTGAGCGAGTCCTCTCTGGTCATAAAATGAGTGCCAAAGACAGAGAGAACAAAACCCGCAATGTTCTCACTGGATTTCATATGATGGATAAAGCTCGACACCTTTTTGTTCTGGAAGGATTGCAGGATCAAGCAGTCAAAAGACTGTGGACTCAAGTGCCTatgaa gttggatggagatgaGGAGGAACAGGTGACTGTGCTGTATAACTCAGACCTGAGTTTCTCCGAGCAGCTCTATGACACACTTGATGTGGGTCTTAGTCCGATTTACCTCCTGAAGCCACTTGAGACCATCATGGGTGAACCTCTGCTGTTTATCCGAAATATGGTTCCTTATGGTTGCCTAGAAGCTATTAAACG aataagtCACCTCTGCCATACCAAGAAGCTTTCAGAAGTAGTACACCACAACCTTTTCCCATCAGCCGACATGGTTCTCAGTTTAAGCAAGCAGTTTGGATTGGTTCTCGGGAGAGGACAGTTAAAGCTGGTGATGGAGACTCCAAAACCTCAGGATATCCCTGATGATCATAATATCAAAAAGAGAATTCACACACCTCTTGATAACGTCAACAAGGAATATTTCCAGTGGAAACAGCAACAGGGTAATAATATGAAAGACATCATTCAG GCAAATATTGAAGACGTCCATAGAGCGAGCACTGAGTTACAAAAATCAAAGCCTATTATGCTTGTGGACAATGTTGATGATGGACAACCTGGACAACATTCACCCAATGTTCAAAGCATGGACTCAGCCCAGCGTAACAAACTACTACTTAGAGACATG ATTCCCCTTTGCATTCCTTTTACCTACCCTGGTTTCAAGAGCAGTGTTGAATCTAACCAGCACCCAAAGCTACCCGACGATGCTCGAATAGACGAACTCAGAAAG CCCTGGAGAGAAAACATTCTCCATGGGAGCACACTCAAGCCGACTCTTTCCAGATCCAGACTGCCGTGGATCCAGAGACATCAGGATTTTGAACTTTATTCCATGCCACAGTTTGCGTTTGGACCAGAGTTCCCCATGAGCATCCATTTGGCCG GAGAGAGTCTACACGAGGAGCAGCTAGAGGCGGCACATGCTCAGTATAACAGGTGGATGAGCAAGATGCTGCTTGATGAAACTGCGAAAGCAAGCAGAAGATTTCCCGAGTTTATTTGTCACACGAAGAGAGCAGATCTGGATAAATTAGAAGACATACTGAAGGACAAGCCCATGAAATATTCTTTGAGGAGACCAGGAATGATTTTAAAG CCCATTCCAGTTAGTTCTGTGGTCCAGTGTACGGATCCAGCCGAATCGGTTGAGAGAGAAGCCAATATTCCATTTGCAGCTGGACCCTTTCAGAACCACAGTCTGTGCTGGGACAAAAACGCTATCCCAAGACACACATCCCACTACAGCAAGTATCATTTCAG AGGTTACTGGAGGCCACATTCATTTCTGCACAAGCGAGGTGCTTTGCCACTTACAGATGAGGAGAGAAGAATACACTCCACCCAGAAACCTGCAGATACCCCAGAGACCCGTATGATAACAGCCCActtcaaacacaacaaaaacatcatAGAGATGAGGACCAACAAAGACATCACTTTACACGTGCATTAA
- the acad9 gene encoding complex I assembly factor ACAD9, mitochondrial: MNLNKLFVLSKSVKLGRNLIAARVGHVGAGCLQKRCIRSSARSLAYAKDLFLGKVNKAEVFPYPEISNEELEEMNQLVQPVEKFFNEEVDSKKIDHDAVIPPETLNGLKELGLFGIQIPEEYGGLGLSNTMYARLGEITSLDGAIAVTLAAHQAIGLKGILIAGNDEQKNKYLPKLATGEHIAAFCLTEPGSGSDAASVQTRATLTEDGKHYLINGTKFWISNGGWADIMTVFARTEVVDEDGQKKDKITAFIVERAFGGIASGKPEDKLGIRGSNTCEISFEDTKVPIENVIGEVGGGFKVAMNILNNGRFSMGSAGAGMIKKLIELTSEYAGTRKQFNRSLAEFGMIQDKFATMALNAFVMESMAYLTAGMMDRPGVPDCSVEAAMVKIFSSEGSWICVSEALQVLGGLGFTKNYPYERYLRDCRILQIFEGTNEILRMYIALTGMQYAGKILTGKIKEMKKGNLGVVFEILGKKLKDSVVKTVDFGLTGKDGVVHPSLTESAKMFEENAALFGSTVESLLYRYGKTIVDEQLALKKVADVLINLYAMTAVLSRATRSINIGLRNHDYEVLLANTFCKDAYFKNNYLMTQLQKNSPENNDASIKKIAQEVLAKRAYICSHPLDRTY, translated from the exons ATGAATCTAAACaaactttttgttttgtcgaaATCAGTCAAGCTCGGAAGAAATTTGATCGCTGCACGAGTAGGACACGTTGGTGCGGGATGTCTACAAAAGCGCTGCATTAGATCCAGTGCGAGGAGTTTGGCATATGCCAAAGATCTGTTTCTGGGCAAAGTAAACAAG GCGGAAGTGTTTCCTTATCCAGAAATAAGCAATGAAGAATTAGAGGAGATGAACCAGCTTGTCCAGCCGGTGGAGAAGTTTTTTAATGAAGAAG TTGATTCTAAGAAGATCGACCACGATGCTGTCATTCCTCCCGAGACTTTGAATGGGCTAAAGGAACTGGGACTGTTTGGCATCCAGATACCTGAAGAATATG GTGGGCTGGGCTTGTCCAACACAATGTATGCCAGGTTAGGAGAAATCACATCTTTGGATGGAGCTATTGCTGTCACTCTCGCTGCACATCAGGCCATTGGCCTAAAG GGTATTTTGATTGCTGGAAATGACGAgcagaaaaataaatacctgCCCAAACTAGCAACAGGAGAACACATTGCAGCATTTTGCCTCACTGAACCAGGAAG TGGCAGTGATGCTGCATCTGTTCAGACACGTGCCACCCTGACAGAAGATGGAAAACACTATCTGATCAACGGCACAAAG TTCTGGATTTCAAATGGTGGTTGGGCTGACATCATGACCGTGTTTGCCAGAACCGAGGTCGTTGATGAAGACGGTCAAAAGAAAGATAAGATCACAGCTTTTATTGTGGAAAGAGCTTTTGGTGGCATCGCCAGTGGCAAGCCTGAGGACAAGCTCGGCATCAGAGGCTCAAATA CCTGTGAAATCTCATTTGAGGACACCAAGGTGCCAATCGAGAATGTGATTGGTGAAGTTGGTGGCGGCTTTAAG GTTGCAATGAACATTCTTAATAACGGACGCTTCAGCATGGGCAGTGCTGGTGCGGGAATGATCAAGAAACTGATTG AGTTGACCTCGGAATATGCCGGCACAAGGAAACAATTCAACAGGAGCCTTGCTGAGTTTGGAATGATTCAG GACAAATTTGCTACCATGGCTCTCAATGCCTTTGTGATGGAGAGCATGGCCTATCTCACTGCTGGAATGATGGATCGACCTGGAGTTCCTGACTGTTCTGTGGAGGCTGCCATGGTCAAG ATCTTCAGTTCCGAGGGTTCCTGGATCTGTGTGAGTGAAGCTCTGCAGGTGTTAGGAGGGCTGGGCTTTACCAAGAACTACCCGTACGAGCGCTACCTTAGGGACTGCCGCATCCTTCAGATATTTGAG GGGACTAATGAGATTTTGAGGATGTACATTGCGCTCACAGGAATGCAGTACGCTGGCAAAATATTAACAGGAAAAATAAA GGAAATGAAAAAGGGCAATTTGGGCGTGGTGTTTGAGATCCTGGGGAAGAAGTTGAAGGACTCAGTGGTGAAGACGGTGGACTTTGGACTGACCGGCAAAGACGGTGTAGTTCACCCCAGTCTGACG GAGAGCGCCAAAATGTTTGAGGAGAACGCTGCACTCTTCGGATCTACTGTGGAAAGCTTGCTATATCGATACGGAAAG ACAATCGTTGACGAGCAGCTGGCTCTTAAAAAAGTTGCAGACGTGCTGATTAACCTCTACGCCATGACGGCTGTCCTATCCCGCGCCACTCGCTCCATCAACATCGGTCTGCGCAACCATGACTACGAG GTGCTGCTAGCCAACACTTTCTGCAAGGACGCCTATTTCAAGAACAACTACTTGATGACTCAGCTTCAAAAAA ATTCCCCGGAGAACAACGATGCCAGTATAAAGAAGATTGCCCAGGAGGTGCTGGCAAAGAGGGCGTATATCTGCTCACATCCTCTGGACAGAACTTATTGA